Genomic DNA from Bacillus sp. SM2101:
CAGCAAAAATTAAATGAATATTATGGGCTTGATCAACCATTGTATGTTCAATATTTTGATTATTTAGTTTCAGTCGCTAGCTGGGACTTCGGCCCATCATTTAAATATAAAGGTCAATCTGTCAATGACTTTATTAATTCAGGATTCCCTGTGTCGTTAATACTAGGACTGGAGGCTATCTTTCTAGCACTTGCTTTTGGTGTACTATTCGGTGTTATTTCAGCTCTCAGGCATAATAAATGGCAAGACTATTCTGTAATGATTTTAGCGGTATTAGGGATATCTGTACCAAGCTTTATCATGGCATCGGTCCTACAATATGTGTTTGCGATAAAATTAGGGGTATTTCCTGTCGCAAGATTTGAATCATTTTCTTACCATGTTTTACCTGCGATTGCTTTAGCGTCGACACCGCTGGCATTTATCGCACGACTTACTAGGTCAAGCATGCTTGAAGTCTTAGCTTCAGATTATATAAGAACGGCGAAGGCAAAAGGAATAAAGAATACGGTTATCGT
This window encodes:
- a CDS encoding ABC transporter permease, which encodes MFKYIVKRLGFMLIALVLIVTVTFFLMQAAPGGPFTSEKPPPPEIQQKLNEYYGLDQPLYVQYFDYLVSVASWDFGPSFKYKGQSVNDFINSGFPVSLILGLEAIFLALAFGVLFGVISALRHNKWQDYSVMILAVLGISVPSFIMASVLQYVFAIKLGVFPVARFESFSYHVLPAIALASTPLAFIARLTRSSMLEVLASDYIRTAKAKGIKNTVIVVKHAIRNALMPVVSYMGPLTAGILTGSFVIESIFGIPGLGSHFVRSITDRDYTT